Genomic window (Temnothorax longispinosus isolate EJ_2023e chromosome 3, Tlon_JGU_v1, whole genome shotgun sequence):
gtctaatatatgtattgtctAGCTATAAATGTATTCTTGCGcgtataatcatataatatttattcacatTATTACGTATAATACTTACTATGAGATTCGAGCTTTCTAGCTGAGCTCGCAGTTACTGAATCTCATAATCAACGATATCACGTACTCTCTcatggaaaaaaaagtattgttTTCCACTATGCTGCGCTATAACATAATATCGCTGAAGAGATAAAAATGTGAGATAATTGAAACGTACAGTGTACCTTTACCTACagatttaatttgtatttttccaTAATTGAACAAgtgttatattgaaataagtttttccttctttttcttttctttattcttattattcaaGTACCTATCCCACATTTTCTTCGCGTAGATGtaatcattttaaaaatttaaagttgcAATTGCATTCAAAATTATGAAGGATATTCACtgttattctttatttcgtatttataCAGTATTACTAGCAATTTTAATGAGCGTtatttatttgagaaataaaaatatattttaactctGACTCcgatataatgaaattattttgccaTTTTAGCttctttgttataatattactttattatcttttctcctttaaaatagataatagatcagtttaattacaatatttctcGGTTCAGCACATGCTCGAAAATATTTGCtgctgataatataatatagtctACAACttactattattttacttttatttgaagaatTGCAGTTATCActtgttattacattttgaGTATTCTTAATAATTCCGTGcccgaaaaattttaaagtacgaaatatataggtaatgcattatatacctatatatataggtaatgCTCGATGTTCTATTagtattattagtattaaatattctgtTTTACGTTCTATTGGTATAAAATATCCTGTTCTCTACTTCGCGTGCATATTTATGGGACATAAGCAAAATAAGGAACATTTATGTACATCACATAACTGTAAATTGCGGTAATTTAGTTATCACTGTAATAGAGTATAATAGAACAAAGATATAGTTACTCTTTCGCGAGAAACGTagcactttattttattttgaattatattttggctcttatattctttttatgcgAATATAAGCATATTATATCCAAATCTCAATTATAGCATTTACCTTTAGTGTCTGTACGGACAACAAAGTGCCGTaacgttaaaaaattgataatataatactgaAAGAAATTAAGTGAACGGTGACGGGGTAAGGGAAAAGAAACTTCTATAGCCTATATGAGTCCTCAGTAACGCTTGGACTATTGCCTGAAATGGAGTTCCCTGAGGAGAAATACTATAGACTCAACTACATTCTATTGTCATCGATTGGACTCTGGCCATATGATAATTGTAGCATCAAACAAATTCAAGTCATACTATCACTACTGATATACATATCGTTTTTTGCAGTTCAGGTATTCGCATTGCTCTTTTTCATACCTTGTACATATACTTAATTtcatttgttatatatatttaacccTTACATTGTCCATATCTACTTGATATAATAGttcttttaatgtaaatatttaaatttgacattctaaaataaataataatataattttgatttgtgcttataataattataaaacccTATATggatattcatattttaatatttttaatatttttatttttgttttctgtaattattttaattaattttttagtattaatatAGGAAAATTCTACTTGCAAAACATATCTAATTAATACATCgtgttaaagaataattttaaaaatgcaacaAAAGTATACGCATAGAATTTGGGATACTGTCAAAATATTccatacacggagaaaattttatagtaaatattactatggtgtcgcactagctgcggaccattaAGACGCacaagtttaaatgctatagtcttatagtaaaattactatgttcATAGCATTTAATGCTACGATCATAGCATTCAATGCTATAATTATAGCATTAAATGCTATGATCGTAGCACTAAATGCTATGgacatagtaattttactCTAAGACTATAAgactatagcatttaaacttgtCCGTCTTGATGTTCCGCAGTTGGTGCGAcagcatagtaaaatttaatataaaattttctccgtgtacatatacatttcATACTATACGCAGATAATGAACAAATAATTACCTGAGTTTTTAGATCTATTCCGtcgtactttttaatttttataattctttatactactaatagatattattacattCAAATTAGATCCATGTCCAGCatatattacgtttatttctgttatctagttaattaagaaatttaatatttgatttagaagatttttagatataaatataatattatgaatcGTGTTAGGCATTTTTCCGTGTGCAAAAATAGCTTGTTAGATAAGAATGTCATCTGcatatttgacaaaaaaattattttaaaaaaattattatacacgcATTTTTTACACTCACACACAAACGGCGATTCAAAATATACTCTAAATACTGTTACGCGTATTTCCCTATAGTAAATAGTTCAATCTCTTTTGTATAATGGATATACTTCTAAGAAAGATTTAACATAATTCAAAAATCACTTGAATCTCATCATAACACAGCTATTTTAGTGTGACAAACGTTTCCTTATCAATTTTCATGATCGAGTACgcataatcaaatttataggCTTTATtctaaagattaaatatttttctatctttttcattttgatGTACAAGAAATTGCAATATTTGAGATCAttgtcaataataatataatgaaatataatttggataatctataaaataaatacgtaacatatataatacaagtaTTTAGAATATACTTTAAACGCATATTTTGTGTATGCATGagttttttttgaaataacttttctttcaGATATGCAGAACCTGCTAgtaattctataattataaaatattattcgcaCATCAGTAAGTGTTGCTTACagtttatgaaattattcGTTCCGGAATACAGCCTTGATCTTCTTCTGGAAGTGTTAGCTATTAATTTCCTCATTTTAATATGGTTTATCAAATATGTTGCTTTCTCTTCTGTTATGGAAAATGTaagtttaacaataatttaatctgaAGTTAATCGCTATGTACAATAACATCGCATGTATTAATAGATAAAACAATTACGGAACTGTGTCCGAAGTCATTGGAGTATTCTGGTAGACGATCGAGAGAttgatatattacataaatatgcTAAAATTGGAAAACAATCTACAATAGCTATAGcaagtaagtaaaatttttcgaaaaaatgtttaattactttatttaaatcaaatttgaattacctgagataattatgtatttctgAAGTGTAGAAcgtaacttaaaattaatacaattaattgaccagtttttctttatgtattttgtatatatatattctttataaattttgatataaatgaGCTAGCTTTATCTTTTAGAAAccgaaatatatcttttagaaaccgaaatactaaaaaatagtTGATTTCATCAAGTCGTGCTTGTTgggttttaaaattaatgcgaCAACTACGCATCCTTTGTCAAAGTTCTTTTTcagtgtatacatatatataaatattaccaaCAACCatgaaaatatgaattatgCTTGTGTAAAATACGATCTATatacacacagaaaaatatcgTTCTATAGCCAAGAAAAGCAATtactcattttattttatttggtttGAGTAACAGTTTTCTttaacaaagaatattttcttaatattagtTTCTTAATATACTCATCATAAGTATTAGAAAAGCTTATCATCATGTGcttaaaagaagaatttatttttctttcaagtaTATTCCGAAACTTTATCTAAGAAAAGCAACATAAACTTGATTTGAATATTTACTGATTTTTTAGGTAAGAATATGAAATACTTGGCTGTAGAACGACATTCTTCTAGGTTAGGAGGTTTTCGTGCGCGGTTCGGAGGGATACAGTTTAGAATATTGAAATTCCTGTCATCAGGTGGACTTGAACCCGGTTCCTCGTGGTTATGAGTCTGATACTTTATCACTAGGCCACATctctgattatatttttagtgcTGCAGTATCTAGTTTTGACAGAAGTGATTCATTAATTTCAAGTATATTCTGTAAACTTTATCTAAGAAGCCACATAAGCTTGATTTGAATATTTACTGATTCTTTAGGTAAGAATATGAAATACttgaaatcaataaattacttCTGTGAAAACTAGATACTGCAACACTAAGAATATAATCAGAGATGTGGCCTAGTGATAAAGTGTCAGACTCATAACCACGAGGAACCTGGTTCAAGTCCACCTGAggacaggaatttttatattctaaactGTAAGTACTACCCCTCCGCACCGCGCACGAAAACCTCCTAACCTACATTCCACTTAGGAactaaagaattaaagaaaattaaaaaaataaaaataatattaattgtaatcatCAAGaatacaaattcttttttgaaGTAAACGATTATtctaaatgaataaaatttttacttgattcAAATAACGGATAAACTTCTctcaagaaaatgtaatatctttattgaagTATATGCTTCTCTTCCGTGGACTCTATATTGTAAGTAAACAAAATGttcgtattaatttaatattcttgtttCAAGTACTAAACTTGCTAAGATCTAGAATATGTTTTGAGTAAATGTGATACTTATGACGACTTTATGGTAGATTTGctcatatatgaacttatcaAATACTTGAATCAAGTAATATTAACTTGCAGgtagtttatatttttctgtgtgtatctattatttaaaaatatatttttttataatttcgttaaacttgacaaataataatttgaacgTTTACACATATGAGGCAACGATTATTCTGTGTgactgaataaattaataaaattttaaaaattttagtatgCGTCTATTTTGGAATTCTCAGTTTCACTTTAGTACAATATATTCCGGATTTACTTGATATCGTAATGCCTTTAAATGAGTCTCGTCCACGTATGCTTCTCCAtcagacaaaatattttgccaatcagcaaaattattttcatatcaTAATGATACATGAGGCTATTGGGCTACTCCTTAGTGGAACTACTGGAGTAGCTGCTGAAACGTTCTTATTAGTAAACTCATTACATGCTTTCGGAATGTTTAAAATTGCTAGGTACATCGTAAGTGAGATTCTTATTAAacaattctaattaaaaacttttttcattgcttttgttcattttttatctcttaagCTAAAAATTCAATggttgtattttctttttaagaaaatattttcaggtAATAAATCAGATTTTCTTATTCGACTGATATCAATCTgtagattttttattcatagcacttattagattttagatACAGTCGAATCCTGGCACCGTTCATTCTTTTCTCCTTATTATTTACTGCTTTTACTCTTGCGTTGCTTTCTCTTTcgttttatgcataattacatGTGATttcgcaaatataaaatagtgaGGAAATAGGGCAAGAAGAAAAGCTGATGGAAATAATAGGAAAGTAATAAGAAGTAAACAATATGGGATATACCTAATTGATtcgtatttattattgctgaatatatatacatatatatgtgttccatatttattaaaataatgtataatagaaCAACTATATGATAtagttttatggtaaaaatttaaattaatagcgTGCTGTATTATGTACTTCTTTCATGACATACAGAATTTTATAGTTACCGTATGGAACGTATGTTAAGCATAGATGTTTCACAAATACCTATAGCTAAAAGCTATATTATATTCCATGATAAAATAACCGCTGCAGTGGACATCCATAGGAGAGCGATCGAGTTAGTATATCAATAATTCCAAAAATGTCTCTTATTCAAATAGAGTATTGGCAAGAGCTCAAAGAATATTGTaactttttgcaatttaatgaTGGGAGAGTAATAACGAAAAATCTTTATTCTGTTAGATTTTCGGACCTATTAAAAGCAAAGTTTGGACTGTCGTACTTATTTATGGTTGTAGCGGCTATATGTTCGGCAACTGTTAGTCTCTTTCGTGTGTGTAGAAATACTGGTTGTATACGATCACTGTCGCTAGCtttataagattatttgtaattattgcaACCATCGATTTTATTTGCAGCTATTTCGAATAATGACGATGCAACAGGAAAAGAtggaaattgttaaattactCTGTTATGTGGTTttcctttttctatttttagttGTAGCCAATTTTGTTGGGcaagaatttataaatcgCGACAGTCATGTCCATCGAACAATGTATGTAGTGcaattaatagatttttttaaatacaatatatgatatattgtataatcaaaaattttacaatttgaaGACTTATATACAGGTTCTATATAAAGATATgttcagaaaataattaatttttcttttttcgcaaTATAGATGCAATACGAAATGGTACAATGCTCCGTTAAAGATACAAAAGTTTGTACTTTTTTTGATCAGAAAAACTACAAAAAGTTATAAAGTTGATGCTGCTGGTTTGTTCAGTCCCTCCTTGGAAGGTTTGGCCACGGTGAGAAGTCACAgcattaataaaagtaattatcgTATTAACCagctatacatataaataatattttttgttttagacgATGAGCTTATTGCTTTCTTTTCTGACGCTCTTATGTTCTATACAACttcagttataaaaaatacatccgtcaattttataattttatgataatacgGAAACACATGATATCACATGTTATATAAATCTCacaaaatcatattaattttaacaaaatatttttaataagcaataCGATTAAAGATCTgtgtttaaaaagtataatcttgatttctttgttattaatttcaatctgTTTAGCAAATACTACAACGTTAATCATTATGTCACATTTTCCCCAATGTACAAACATGTTTGATTAAAATAGcttgcttatttttataataaagaaaataaaataaaaatttttaaatttactactttttatataaataaaaatatgtatgtatatacgtacaaATGCCATCAagtgaaaaattttctttaacaatttgtaatctataaaagaaataagcaAGCTAAAAATAGACACGAATTTGAATGGCAATGCGTTCCTTCGAAAAAATTCTATTGAAATCACGTTCCGTGAGGATAATAACCTTGCTTCCGGTGCTCAGTCTCCCTTCTACTCAACTTTAATCGAATGGAGAATTATCTTCGTTTGTTATGCAGAAGGTAACTATTCATTCAACTGTTCAGCAGGATTAAAGTAACGTCTATTACGAACACTTGAACGAAACTGAAGAACGATCGTTAGCGCAAAATGATGAAAGCGCCTGCGCCAACTTcgggagaaagaaaatttttcccTTTCAATATTATCTTCTTATTTGCACACTTTGCAGAACAATCTTTATCTTGCCGTTGGTACTTTACGacaattacagaaatattgtttgaaaagTAATATGTATTGATCGGCTCATTACTGACCCTTTTCTTTTACTGGTACGACAGATGAACTTTCCTACTGCTGTTTGgcttctattattaattatttattaccatAATTTCGCACAATCATTGAAACAGAAATGCGATAAAAATAGCGGAAAGCGagaatctttaataaaatataagtagatattgtaaatattgtacatttttgtaatGACACTGACTTTCAAAACATCAAAACATTTAAGTTTAAGATATTCTACatgaaagatatttaaaacttttattttatacataactATTCAAATATCCCCATATTTGGTCCTCTTATTttgtttaagaaataaaatatattaaaatcatatatacatatatataataacgtataaaaaaagcaatgcttattattattaacgataGATAAAAAAGCTACTAAAgctaataaattatcattggAATTTAATAAAGTGCAAAGAGgagttgaaaattttacagGAATATTACTACACCGCAAAACTGTTGACTTTTATAGGAGCAtggtaaaatatctttttaatacaCTGATAGCTGCAAACATTGGAATTTATTAGATATCAATGATAATAGCCTTAATTTTACTAGCACTTTGTTATTAAAAGCtttaattaagagaaaaaatgtatattactaCGAGATATaacatcaaattttatttttattaagttataatgaggaaaaataaaagatgtgaaaaacatattatttgtGACATTATATTAACCCTTTCAACACTGAAtacttttgtttattatttaaattgggCACTGAAATAGCATCATTTGTTAGACGTCTTTACACATTTATACTGAAAggaataatataacatttttataaataggatcaattataatatgatttatattttagctCTTGAGCTGCTCTTTATCTTATTTCACGATTTTTGTGTCACTACAAAATTAACGTTCTCATGGGTGATATGCATAATACCACAGacgaaaatgttattaaaaatcactTTGTGCTGATCGATCATCGAAATACATACGAGATCACAtgcaacgaaaaattataattcacgTGCAGAAATGATCGAGCCAGTGTCTTAAGATTCACTATAGTACAAAGTAGTGTTAAATGTATTGCttgtcaaaatataatatataaatatcaatttaatcgtcaagttttaatcataaaatactactcctatttctattttctacatAGACGTGATATATGAATCTATGATGGTTTATTCAGGCTGAAAAACAATTGTGAATCTTGACTCATCTGCACGTTATGTTAAGAGAACATACTGAACAtgaatacacacacatatagaaaacgaaaaaaggaGATACTGAAAATAGAGTACGGAAGTAGAAAATTTCTACAGGCACCAGTTTTTACATTCACAGCAAATGTACCAACATTTATATactccttttttatttcaccggGTGAATGCAGTTTCCACGTTGCCATTAATTTCATCACTAACATCATTAAAAATGTAGtacgaaaaatacgaaaaaaagcTTTCTGATGTtttcgaagaaaaaagaacaaaaggGAAGAAAATTGCTTTCGGATTGTATCCCTTTTTAGAgcataatgtataaaagaagataacgaaataaattgatcacatttttattaagatataagGATTAATACCTGGTTGGtcaaatattaatgataaaatatattttttagaaaaaaaaataaacgttattacgttaataatatcattttggcacttttttattggatgagttatacattataaatcaATGTTCTATGAAATGAAACATTAGAATATTACCTATCAATTCAGACACATGAGAAATATGTCTAAGTTTTGACagtataatgatatattaattcataGTTTCGCGCACCttaaacatattaaagtaaaatcaaTCTTCAAAATATTTGTCGTATGATATCCAATATTCCCATACACACCTTTACAACGTTCTGATGATTATAATCGCATAGCAACCTTTTTCCAACAATATTGGTATTGTTGAATACATGTCGAAAGAGAGCACCCGAGCACCGTTACCGTCTAACGTCTCGAATCGAACTGAAGAGGCATGAAAATACGCGAAAACGACGTTGCAATTGCGCTTGCGTCGCCGTCGATCGAATATGAGGGAGCGACAATAATAGAGAGGAAATAACTTTGCAAGTAATACATATTTGTTTCCAATATTTAGACGCTTTATTCAGATGTAAGctaaaactataatttaagttacaattttgtaattttacgatattagtagaattttgtaatttcgaCATTAGTGTAATATTTGCAAGTGGAAAAACGtggaaaattagaaaatatgaaattataaaagaacatAGCAAGTGGAgatgaaaaaaagatatttctagaaaaaatTTGAACACAAATGCATCGCAGCACTCGTACCGAAATGAGTTGTATGGCGGATAGTTATTACACTATTAATCGGAACCTGTTACTATGTGTCGGCCTATGGCCATATCAAGGACTTGGTTTCAGGTGTAttctaataacatttataaccATAGTACTTTTATCCAGCGTAGTATTTCAGGTATGAATCTCTTTAAATCTTATATCTGTAACTAATTATCTTcgatgttatttaatattgctatTTGATATAAGAATGAACAAAATAGAGTGCGCGAAAATTTAgcgcataattaattttaataaattctctgCGAGGAAATTGCAATAGCATAAAATTCTGAATATTCTGATGAATTCAGCGATGTTAAATgctaattagaattattatatatttgtatatgtaatatgtatattgtaataacTTCTTCGAAACCACTACAAAATTATTCTAGCCAGAaggttattaatattaacaaaattaattaaaagtcaaAATAGCCGGAAAAA
Coding sequences:
- the LOC139809318 gene encoding uncharacterized protein isoform X3 — its product is MEFPEEKYYRLNYILLSSIGLWPYDNCSIKQIQVILSLLIYISFFAVQIKQLRNCVRSHWSILVDDREIDILHKYAKIGKQSTIAIAICVYFGILSFTLVQYIPDLLDIVMPLNESRPRMLLHQTKYFANQQNYFHIIMIHEAIGLLLSGTTGVAAETFLLVNSLHAFGMFKIASYRMERMLSIDVSQIPIAKSYIIFHDKITAAVDIHRRAIEFSDLLKAKFGLSYLFMVVAAICSATVSLFRLFRIMTMQQEKMEIVKLLCYVVFLFLFLVVANFVGQEFINRDSHVHRTICNTKWYNAPLKIQKFVLFLIRKTTKSYKVDAAGLFSPSLEGLATTMSLLLSFLTLLCSIQLQL
- the LOC139809318 gene encoding uncharacterized protein isoform X1 produces the protein MEFPEEKYYRLNYILLSSIGLWPYDNCSIKQIQVILSLLIYISFFAVQFMKLFVPEYSLDLLLEVLAINFLILIWFIKYVAFSSVMENIKQLRNCVRSHWSILVDDREIDILHKYAKIGKQSTIAIAICVYFGILSFTLVQYIPDLLDIVMPLNESRPRMLLHQTKYFANQQNYFHIIMIHEAIGLLLSGTTGVAAETFLLVNSLHAFGMFKIASYRMERMLSIDVSQIPIAKSYIIFHDKITAAVDIHRRAIEFSDLLKAKFGLSYLFMVVAAICSATVSLFRLFRIMTMQQEKMEIVKLLCYVVFLFLFLVVANFVGQEFINRDSHVHRTICNTKWYNAPLKIQKFVLFLIRKTTKSYKVDAAGLFSPSLEGLATTMSLLLSFLTLLCSIQLQL
- the LOC139809318 gene encoding uncharacterized protein isoform X4, translating into MKLFVPEYSLDLLLEVLAINFLILIWFIKYVAFSSVMENIKQLRNCVRSHWSILVDDREIDILHKYAKIGKQSTIAIAICVYFGILSFTLVQYIPDLLDIVMPLNESRPRMLLHQTKYFANQQNYFHIIMIHEAIGLLLSGTTGVAAETFLLVNSLHAFGMFKIASYRMERMLSIDVSQIPIAKSYIIFHDKITAAVDIHRRAIEFSDLLKAKFGLSYLFMVVAAICSATVSLFRLFRIMTMQQEKMEIVKLLCYVVFLFLFLVVANFVGQEFINRDSHVHRTICNTKWYNAPLKIQKFVLFLIRKTTKSYKVDAAGLFSPSLEGLATTMSLLLSFLTLLCSIQLQL
- the LOC139809318 gene encoding uncharacterized protein isoform X2, which encodes MEFPEEKYYRLNYILLSSIGLWPYDNCSIKQIQVILSLLIYISFFAVQFMKLFVPEYSLDLLLEVLAINFLILIWFIKYVAFSSVMENIKQLRNCVRSHWSILVDDREIDILHKYAKIGKQSTIAIAICVYFGILSFTLVQYIPDLLDIVMPLNESRPRMLLHQTKYFANQQNYFHIIMIHEAIGLLLSGTTGVAAETFLLVNSLHAFGMFKIASYRMERMLSIDVSQIPIAKSYIIFHDKITAAVDIHRRAIEFSDLLKAKFGLSYLFMVVAAICSATLFRIMTMQQEKMEIVKLLCYVVFLFLFLVVANFVGQEFINRDSHVHRTICNTKWYNAPLKIQKFVLFLIRKTTKSYKVDAAGLFSPSLEGLATTMSLLLSFLTLLCSIQLQL